The following are from one region of the Phormidium sp. PBR-2020 genome:
- a CDS encoding alpha/beta hydrolase: protein MTLMSVVPWVLAVFSGLGLLLSLAIILPAPTMWILVVTVVAPEMSPWLVGVHAIALLLVARLPLPGGVAIAILVSSLLGLSLSLLPLLQVPAAIGRFNSEMERGLGSDYLQTVPQKTQMALRRQPLQLLDVFRGIPLPPVSIERGIPFAEPDGVSLKLNLYRPAAVGQYPTVIIIYGGAWRQGTPNNDEWFSRYLASRGYTVVAIDYRHAPKYQFPAQLEDVNRAIRVVCDRAEEFGVDGDRIALMGRSAGGHLAMLAAYDPDSIPIRGLINYYAPVNLTNGYYDLPSPDPLGIQNILRDFLGGSPEELPDLYDRASPWHLIRPNLPPSLLIYGRRDHLVQAKFGRNLQEKLLKFENRSVFLEIPWAEHAFDAVYFGISNQLALYYTERFLAHTLSKP from the coding sequence ATGACTCTAATGTCGGTTGTCCCGTGGGTTCTCGCTGTTTTCAGCGGTTTAGGGCTGTTGTTGAGTTTGGCGATCATTCTGCCGGCCCCCACGATGTGGATATTGGTGGTTACCGTTGTGGCCCCCGAGATGTCGCCTTGGCTGGTTGGAGTCCATGCGATCGCCCTGTTGCTAGTGGCCCGTTTACCGCTGCCGGGGGGAGTTGCGATCGCCATCCTTGTGTCTAGCTTACTGGGTTTGAGCCTCAGCCTGCTACCCCTACTCCAAGTTCCGGCCGCCATTGGCCGTTTCAACAGCGAAATGGAACGGGGTTTGGGATCAGATTATCTCCAAACCGTTCCCCAGAAGACTCAGATGGCCCTGCGTCGCCAACCGTTGCAACTCCTGGATGTCTTTCGCGGTATTCCCTTACCCCCAGTTTCCATCGAACGGGGGATTCCCTTCGCTGAACCGGATGGCGTATCTCTGAAACTCAATCTCTATCGACCGGCGGCGGTGGGGCAATATCCCACGGTTATCATTATCTATGGTGGGGCCTGGCGACAGGGAACCCCCAATAATGATGAATGGTTTAGCCGCTATCTCGCCAGTCGCGGCTATACAGTGGTGGCCATTGATTACCGCCATGCCCCTAAATACCAGTTTCCGGCCCAATTGGAGGATGTGAACAGGGCAATTCGCGTTGTCTGCGATCGCGCGGAGGAGTTTGGGGTGGATGGCGATCGCATTGCCCTGATGGGGCGATCGGCAGGCGGTCATTTAGCCATGTTAGCCGCCTATGACCCCGATTCAATTCCCATTCGCGGGCTAATTAACTATTACGCCCCCGTGAATTTAACCAACGGCTATTACGATTTACCCAGTCCCGATCCGTTAGGCATTCAAAACATCTTACGAGATTTCCTCGGCGGCAGTCCCGAAGAACTCCCAGACTTATACGATCGCGCCTCCCCCTGGCATCTCATTCGCCCCAACTTACCGCCCTCTCTCCTCATTTATGGCAGGCGAGACCATTTAGTTCAAGCTAAATTTGGACGCAACCTTCAGGAGAAGTTGTTGAAGTTTGAAAATCGTTCCGTCTTTCTAGAAATCCCCTGGGCAGAACACGCCTTCGATGCCGTTTATTTTGGCATTAGTAATCAGCTTGCCCTCTATTATACCGAACGGTTCCTAGCCCATACCTTATCAAAACCATAA
- a CDS encoding SDR family NAD(P)-dependent oxidoreductase yields MQHLQGKVALVTGATRGLGKGIAVGLGEAGATVYITGRSYDRSNLEDRDIGGTLLDTQAAVEEAGGVCVPVQVDHSDDEQVRSLFDRIDSEQEGQLDLLVNNVFAGVQAIAEAYGDPFWKHDPQLWDAVNQVGLRSHYVSSIFAARLMQRRQGGVICTISSWGGMSYIFGAAYGAGKAACDRLAADMAVELKPDNIASIAVWPGIVGTEQIARFADDTPADGNVNLQRSLMRDRYNWETPLLTGRAIAALAADANILRYSGKVQIVAELARRYKLVDQDGNRPASPRSLRFLLGAQFPALRDHDTLIPDLLVPWPLLLWGALPAPKT; encoded by the coding sequence GTGCAACATCTTCAGGGTAAAGTGGCATTGGTCACCGGGGCAACACGGGGCCTAGGAAAAGGCATCGCTGTCGGCTTAGGGGAAGCGGGGGCGACGGTTTATATTACGGGCCGCAGTTACGATCGCTCAAATCTCGAAGATCGCGACATTGGCGGAACCTTACTCGACACCCAAGCGGCGGTAGAAGAGGCCGGCGGTGTTTGTGTTCCGGTTCAAGTGGATCACAGTGACGATGAACAGGTGCGATCGCTGTTCGATCGCATCGATAGCGAACAAGAGGGCCAACTGGATCTGTTGGTAAACAACGTTTTTGCCGGAGTACAAGCCATCGCCGAGGCCTACGGCGATCCCTTCTGGAAACATGATCCGCAACTCTGGGATGCGGTGAACCAAGTGGGGTTACGCAGTCACTACGTCAGCAGCATTTTCGCGGCCCGTCTGATGCAACGCCGCCAGGGAGGGGTGATTTGTACCATTTCCTCCTGGGGGGGAATGTCCTATATTTTCGGGGCAGCCTATGGGGCCGGAAAGGCCGCCTGCGATCGCCTGGCCGCAGATATGGCCGTGGAGTTGAAGCCCGATAATATCGCCTCCATTGCCGTTTGGCCGGGGATTGTGGGAACCGAACAAATTGCCCGTTTCGCCGACGACACCCCCGCCGATGGGAATGTGAACCTCCAACGTAGCCTGATGCGCGATCGCTACAATTGGGAAACTCCCCTACTCACCGGCCGGGCGATCGCCGCCTTAGCTGCCGATGCCAACATCCTTCGCTACAGTGGCAAAGTGCAGATTGTCGCCGAACTCGCCCGACGCTATAAATTGGTAGACCAAGACGGCAACCGTCCCGCCTCCCCACGGTCCCTGCGCTTTCTCCTCGGCGCTCAATTCCCCGCCCTGAGAGACCATGATACACTCATCCCAGACCTGCTCGTTCCCTGGCCACTGTTACTGTGGGGAGCGTTACCAGCCCCGAAAACGTAA
- a CDS encoding SDR family NAD(P)-dependent oxidoreductase — MTQFKDAAIVLTGAAGGFGQQFTRKLLNAGGQLILADLDEAALRQQAEAIHQEVNTGKILACLGIDLSEPSGSQALYDAVNALGVPVDILINNAGIGLYGRMDEVPSDKWERLMQVNLLAPMRLSTLFVADMIQRRHGHIVNISSLAGWIAVEGMAHYASSKFGLRGFSEGLFNEVKQYNVKVTAVYPYFSRTPLLQAEKYGSLAQETTGISDKDATDPERVIEAVVRAIAQEKLHVFPDTKAQIFHQLKRYFPPIITWGVDYFKPKQNTKP, encoded by the coding sequence ATGACTCAATTTAAAGACGCTGCGATCGTTCTAACCGGGGCAGCGGGTGGATTTGGTCAACAGTTTACCCGGAAACTCCTAAACGCCGGAGGACAGTTAATTCTCGCCGATCTCGACGAGGCCGCCTTACGCCAACAAGCCGAGGCCATTCACCAAGAGGTGAACACCGGTAAAATCTTAGCCTGTTTGGGGATTGACTTATCCGAACCCAGCGGTTCACAAGCCCTCTATGATGCCGTCAACGCCCTAGGGGTTCCTGTAGATATTTTAATTAACAATGCCGGAATTGGCTTATACGGACGCATGGATGAAGTTCCCAGCGATAAATGGGAACGCTTGATGCAAGTCAATCTCTTAGCCCCCATGCGCTTAAGTACCCTGTTTGTTGCCGATATGATCCAGCGTCGTCACGGCCATATCGTCAATATATCCTCCTTAGCCGGTTGGATTGCCGTAGAAGGAATGGCCCATTATGCAAGTAGTAAATTCGGCTTACGCGGCTTTAGTGAAGGGCTATTCAATGAAGTCAAACAGTACAATGTCAAAGTCACAGCGGTCTATCCCTATTTTAGTCGTACCCCCCTATTACAAGCCGAGAAATATGGGAGTTTAGCCCAAGAAACCACAGGAATTTCTGATAAAGATGCCACCGACCCTGAGCGAGTGATTGAGGCAGTGGTTCGGGCGATCGCCCAAGAAAAACTGCACGTCTTCCCCGACACAAAAGCCCAAATTTTCCACCAACTCAAACGCTATTTCCCACCCATTATAACCTGGGGCGTAGACTACTTCAAACCCAAACAAAACACCAAACCCTAA
- a CDS encoding NAD(P)/FAD-dependent oxidoreductase: MIQTATQPQTSNPTDTRNKQLIIGAGFVGLGIAQALKDAGIPYDHVDASDDIGGNWYHGVYETAHIISSKKVTQFTHFPMPSDYPDFPSAQQLLAYLNSFADHFQLRPNIELKRRVTLVSPIDDNLWEVTFANGEQRLYKGVVLCNGHHWCKRFPEFKGTFDGQIIHSKDYKTPDVLRGKRVLVIGGGNSGCDIAAEAGRVAEKSVLSLRESVWFVPKSFAGVPVVDLIRGWMPQWFQRGLAYLMIRLTFGKHERYGLPTPNYRIFDKHPTLNNEVPYYIKHGRISPKPEVRKLDGQFVEFIDGSREKFDLIVCATGYHLAYPFLPEELQRVRGATVQCYGGCFLDDYKGLAYLGWGQARGGVGSLIAAFGPRFARCLQLQDEVNVPLGLVFKEMGQQLPETHLSDPHRVFRQLKLLDLAWGLLRWKAHKLDKEHPNFQNQPL; this comes from the coding sequence ATGATTCAAACCGCAACTCAACCTCAAACCTCCAATCCCACCGACACTCGCAATAAACAACTCATTATCGGCGCAGGATTTGTCGGATTAGGCATCGCCCAAGCCTTAAAAGATGCCGGAATTCCCTATGATCACGTTGATGCCAGCGACGATATTGGCGGCAATTGGTATCACGGCGTTTATGAAACCGCCCATATTATCTCCTCGAAGAAAGTGACTCAATTTACTCACTTTCCCATGCCCTCAGACTACCCCGACTTTCCCAGCGCCCAACAACTACTCGCCTATTTAAACAGCTTTGCCGACCATTTTCAACTCCGCCCCAACATCGAACTCAAACGCCGTGTGACCTTGGTTAGCCCCATCGACGATAACCTTTGGGAAGTCACCTTTGCCAACGGCGAACAACGGCTGTATAAAGGAGTTGTTCTCTGCAACGGCCATCATTGGTGTAAGCGTTTTCCAGAATTTAAGGGAACCTTTGACGGGCAAATCATCCATTCCAAAGACTACAAAACCCCCGATGTCTTACGAGGAAAACGAGTCCTAGTCATTGGCGGTGGCAACTCCGGTTGTGATATCGCCGCCGAAGCCGGCCGAGTTGCCGAAAAAAGCGTCTTGAGTTTACGCGAATCCGTCTGGTTTGTCCCCAAAAGCTTCGCCGGAGTTCCCGTGGTGGACTTAATTCGTGGTTGGATGCCTCAATGGTTTCAGCGGGGGTTAGCCTATCTGATGATTCGCCTCACCTTCGGCAAACATGAACGGTATGGCTTACCCACTCCCAACTATCGCATTTTTGACAAACACCCGACCTTAAATAACGAAGTCCCTTATTATATCAAACATGGTCGCATTTCACCTAAGCCAGAAGTGAGAAAACTCGACGGTCAATTTGTAGAGTTTATCGATGGAAGTCGGGAGAAATTTGACTTAATTGTTTGCGCGACTGGCTATCATCTCGCCTATCCCTTTTTACCCGAAGAATTGCAACGAGTTCGCGGGGCAACGGTGCAGTGTTACGGCGGTTGCTTCCTCGATGATTATAAGGGATTAGCCTATCTAGGTTGGGGACAGGCCCGAGGTGGAGTGGGGTCTCTGATTGCCGCCTTTGGACCTCGATTTGCCCGTTGTCTTCAGCTTCAGGATGAAGTCAATGTTCCCCTAGGACTGGTGTTTAAAGAAATGGGACAGCAGTTACCCGAAACCCACTTATCTGACCCCCATCGAGTATTTCGTCAGCTTAAGTTACTCGATTTAGCCTGGGGGTTGCTGAGGTGGAAAGCCCATAAACTCGATAAAGAACATCCTAATTTCCAGAATCAACCATTGTGA
- a CDS encoding XisI protein, giving the protein MDSVEYHRIITEILQEYAKIPYAHRSLERRLIIGEDHKSYALFTVGQLNNKQVHGCVLHLEIIGDKVWIHQDGLEDGIADELLNAGIPQEKIVLGFHHPDLRPYTGFAIG; this is encoded by the coding sequence ATGGATAGCGTAGAATATCACCGGATTATCACTGAAATCTTACAGGAGTACGCCAAAATTCCCTATGCTCATCGTAGCCTAGAGCGAAGGCTAATTATTGGCGAAGATCATAAAAGTTATGCCTTGTTTACCGTTGGACAACTCAACAACAAACAAGTTCATGGTTGTGTCCTCCATTTAGAAATTATCGGCGATAAGGTTTGGATTCACCAAGATGGCTTAGAGGATGGAATCGCCGATGAGTTACTGAACGCCGGTATCCCGCAAGAGAAGATTGTCTTAGGGTTCCATCACCCAGATTTGCGACCTTATACTGGGTTTGCGATTGGTTAG
- a CDS encoding fatty-acid synthase → MPARDIYHEQVKTALIREGWTITDDPYVLSFGRSNLFVDLGASKLVSAEKGNQKIAVEVKSFLGKSKINDLENALGQYTLYYDILKRTEPERQLYLAITDDAFDDVFKEPIGEVLLENKRLNLIVVDRRTGVIRQWIA, encoded by the coding sequence ATGCCAGCCAGAGATATCTATCATGAACAGGTCAAAACTGCATTGATTCGGGAGGGTTGGACAATTACCGATGACCCCTATGTATTAAGTTTCGGACGTAGCAACCTATTTGTTGATTTAGGGGCTTCTAAATTGGTGTCCGCCGAAAAAGGGAATCAGAAGATTGCCGTAGAGGTCAAAAGTTTTCTCGGGAAATCGAAAATTAATGACTTAGAAAATGCCCTAGGTCAATATACATTGTACTATGATATCCTAAAAAGGACTGAGCCAGAACGTCAGTTGTATTTAGCGATTACAGATGATGCGTTTGACGATGTCTTTAAAGAACCGATTGGCGAGGTTTTACTAGAAAATAAACGCCTCAATTTGATTGTCGTTGACCGACGAACAGGAGTGATTCGTCAATGGATAGCGTAG
- a CDS encoding phosphoglucosamine mutase → MVMSPVVRQTSTSLAEISPFAMSPLNLPPSKLFGTDGIRGHVGELLNAPLALQVGFWAGQIFKDHYGTGAIALGQDSRNSSSMLAMALSAGLTAAGLEVWDLGLCPTPCVAYLAATSDAIGGVMISASHNPPADNGIKFFGPSGAKLPSEIQQRIEAGIRGQLNLSDINASWGRHHHRPELVKNYLNAVQTPLGLDLQGMKVVLDLAWGAASHVAPQAFAALGAEVICLHDRPDGDRINVNCGSTHLEPLRAAVLSHNACLGFAFDGDADRVLAVDGQGRAIDGDYILYLWGQALRQTGQLPDNLIVSTVMANLGFERAWEAQGGQLLRTSVGDQYVHAEMRRTGSTLGGEQSGHVICSHYGVSGDGLLTALHLAALVKRSGNRLSELVDESFQTYPQVLQNVRVEDRELRLNWQQCDPLQQAIATAETAMGDQGRVLVRASGTEPVIRVMVEAATSELVHHWTDNLVLAVRQHLLS, encoded by the coding sequence CGCCCCCCTGGCCCTGCAAGTGGGCTTCTGGGCCGGACAGATTTTTAAAGACCATTATGGAACGGGGGCGATCGCCCTCGGGCAAGATTCCCGCAACTCTAGTAGTATGCTGGCCATGGCCCTATCTGCGGGACTCACCGCCGCCGGATTAGAGGTTTGGGACCTGGGATTATGTCCCACCCCCTGTGTCGCCTATCTCGCCGCCACCTCCGACGCCATTGGTGGGGTGATGATTTCCGCCAGCCATAACCCCCCAGCGGATAACGGGATTAAATTCTTTGGGCCAAGTGGGGCCAAACTCCCCTCAGAGATTCAACAACGCATCGAAGCCGGGATTCGCGGCCAACTCAATCTCAGCGACATTAACGCCAGTTGGGGCCGTCACCACCATCGCCCCGAGTTGGTCAAAAACTATCTCAACGCCGTTCAAACCCCCCTGGGACTAGATTTACAGGGGATGAAAGTAGTTTTAGACTTAGCCTGGGGGGCAGCCAGTCACGTGGCCCCTCAAGCCTTTGCGGCCTTGGGGGCTGAGGTAATTTGTCTCCATGATCGCCCTGACGGCGATCGTATTAATGTCAACTGTGGTTCAACCCATCTCGAACCCCTGCGGGCGGCCGTATTAAGCCATAATGCCTGTTTAGGATTTGCCTTTGATGGCGATGCCGATCGCGTCTTAGCCGTTGACGGCCAAGGCCGGGCCATTGATGGGGATTATATCCTCTATCTCTGGGGTCAGGCCCTGCGGCAAACGGGACAACTCCCGGACAATCTCATTGTCTCGACGGTTATGGCTAATTTAGGCTTTGAACGGGCCTGGGAAGCCCAAGGGGGCCAATTGCTGCGAACCTCCGTTGGCGATCAATATGTTCATGCGGAGATGCGACGAACGGGATCGACTCTTGGCGGTGAACAGTCGGGCCATGTCATTTGTAGTCATTACGGCGTTAGCGGCGATGGCTTATTGACGGCGTTGCATTTGGCGGCCTTAGTCAAACGCAGTGGAAACCGTTTGTCAGAGTTAGTCGACGAGAGTTTCCAAACCTATCCCCAGGTGTTGCAGAATGTGCGCGTCGAGGATCGGGAATTGCGGTTAAACTGGCAGCAGTGTGATCCACTTCAGCAGGCGATCGCCACCGCCGAAACCGCCATGGGTGATCAAGGCCGCGTTTTAGTTCGGGCCTCGGGAACGGAACCCGTGATTCGCGTCATGGTGGAAGCCGCCACCTCTGAGTTAGTCCATCATTGGACGGACAATCTCGTGTTAGCGGTTCGTCAACATCTTCTGAGTTAA